One genomic segment of Mycolicibacterium chubuense NBB4 includes these proteins:
- a CDS encoding TetR/AcrR family transcriptional regulator, whose amino-acid sequence MTGSERRQQLIEIAKSLFAERGFDGTSIEEIALRANVSKPVVYEHFGGKEGLYAVVVDREMSALLDGITSSLTNNRSRVRVERVALALLTYVEEHTDGFRILIRDSPASITSGTYSTLLNDAVSQVASILAGDFSRRGLDPDLAPLYAQALVGSVSMSAQWWLDTREPKKEVVAAHLVNLMWNGLTHLEADPHLQDE is encoded by the coding sequence ATGACGGGCAGCGAACGCCGTCAGCAGCTGATCGAGATCGCGAAGTCGCTGTTCGCCGAGCGCGGCTTCGACGGCACCTCGATCGAGGAGATCGCCCTGCGGGCCAACGTCTCCAAACCCGTGGTCTACGAGCATTTCGGCGGCAAGGAAGGGCTGTACGCCGTGGTCGTCGACCGCGAGATGTCGGCGCTGCTCGACGGCATCACGTCGTCGTTGACCAACAACCGGTCCCGGGTGCGCGTCGAGCGCGTCGCGCTGGCACTGCTGACCTATGTCGAGGAACACACCGACGGCTTCCGCATCCTGATCCGCGACTCCCCGGCCAGCATCACCTCCGGCACCTATTCGACGCTGCTCAACGACGCCGTCAGCCAGGTGGCGTCGATCCTGGCCGGCGACTTCTCCCGCCGCGGGCTCGATCCCGACCTCGCGCCGCTGTACGCCCAGGCGCTGGTCGGATCGGTGTCGATGTCCGCGCAGTGGTGGCTCGACACCCGCGAGCCGAAGAAGGAAGTGGTGGCCGCACATTTGGTGAACCTGATGTGGAACGGCCTGACCCATCTCGAGGCCGACCCGCATCTGCAGGACGAGTAG
- the mfd gene encoding transcription-repair coupling factor, with amino-acid sequence MTVSGTLHVHTPIAGLVELALRDPSLQEVARRAAERPADLDFVGPASARVFVASALAQSGALLVVTATGREADDLTAELQGVFGDAVAMFPSWETLPHERLSPGVDTVGARMMLLRRLTHPDDERLGPPLRIVVTTARSLLQPMAPDIASIEPVTLTVGAEPDVAPGAAAVAAFDATVARLVDLAYTRVDMVGKRGEFAVRGGILDLFPPTAEHPVRVEFWGDEVSEMRMFSVADQRSIPEIDIDTVIAVPCREVLLTADVRRRAAALSAEHPVLENSVPGSVPDMLAKLAEGIPVDGMEALLPLLRPTELVTLPALLPAGTPLLVCDPEKVRTRAADLIKTGREFLEASWSTAAVGGDVPIDIEALGASGFVGFDDGREAARAGGHPWWTLSQLTAESGVTLDIRPAPSARGQQHNLDEIFAMLRAHVATGGYGIVVTPGTGTCMRVVEQLGEADTPATILEPGAAPRDGVVGVVKGPLHDGVVIPGANLVVITETDLTGNRAAATEGRKLAAKRRNVVDPLALTAGDLVVHDQHGIGRFVEMTERVIGGARREYLVLEYASAKRGGGTDKLYVPMDSLDQLSRYVGGEAPTLSRLGGSDWANTKTKARRAVREIAAELVALYAKRQASAGHAFGPDSPWQTEMEDAFGFTETVDQLTAITEVKSDMEKPVPMDRVICGDVGYGKTEIAVRAAFKAVQDGKQVAVLVPTTLLADQHLQTFTARMAGFPVTVKGLSRFTSPSESRAVLDGMKDGSVDIVIGTHRLLQTGVTWKDLGLVIVDEEQRFGVEHKEHIKSMRTHVDVLTMSATPIPRTLEMSLAGIREMSTILTPPEERYPVLTYVGPHDDKQVAAALRREMLRDGQAFYIHNRVRTIDQAAARVRQLVPEARVVVAHGQMPEEQLEKTVEGFWNREFDILVCTTIVETGLDISNANTLIVERADTFGLSQLHQLRGRVGRSRERGYAYFLYPPEVPLTETAYDRLATIAQNNELGAGMAVAMKDLEIRGAGNVLGAEQSGHVAGVGFDLYVRLVGEAVEAYRAAADGKTVAAPEEPKDVRIDLPVDAHLPPDYIGSDRLRLEAYRRLAAAQEDAAVDSVIEELVDRYGPLPEPAQRLVAVARLRLLARAHGVTEIGAASASTVRISPLTLPDSAQLRLKRLYAGATYRATTSTVQVPIPRSGGGVGAPRIRDLELVAFVAGLLLAIDGKPQEEVDITKFGGGA; translated from the coding sequence ATGACCGTATCGGGGACTCTTCATGTCCACACCCCGATCGCGGGCCTCGTCGAACTGGCGCTTCGTGACCCCTCCCTGCAGGAGGTGGCTCGCCGTGCCGCCGAACGGCCCGCCGATCTCGACTTCGTCGGCCCGGCCAGCGCGCGGGTGTTCGTGGCGTCCGCGCTCGCCCAGTCGGGTGCGCTGCTGGTCGTCACCGCGACCGGGCGGGAAGCCGACGACCTGACCGCCGAGCTGCAGGGCGTGTTCGGCGACGCCGTCGCGATGTTCCCGTCGTGGGAGACGCTGCCGCACGAGCGGCTCTCGCCCGGTGTTGACACCGTGGGCGCGCGGATGATGCTGCTGCGCCGGCTGACTCACCCCGACGACGAGCGCCTCGGCCCGCCGCTGCGCATCGTGGTCACCACCGCGCGCTCGCTGCTGCAGCCGATGGCGCCCGACATCGCGTCGATCGAGCCGGTCACGCTGACCGTCGGTGCCGAGCCGGATGTCGCGCCCGGAGCCGCTGCGGTGGCCGCCTTCGACGCCACCGTCGCACGTCTGGTGGACCTGGCCTACACGCGCGTCGACATGGTCGGCAAGCGCGGCGAATTCGCGGTGCGCGGCGGCATCCTCGACCTCTTCCCGCCGACGGCCGAACACCCTGTGCGCGTCGAGTTCTGGGGCGACGAGGTCTCCGAGATGCGGATGTTCTCCGTCGCCGACCAGCGGTCCATCCCGGAGATCGACATCGACACCGTGATCGCCGTGCCGTGCCGCGAAGTGCTGCTCACCGCCGACGTGAGACGCCGCGCTGCCGCGCTCTCCGCGGAGCATCCCGTCCTGGAGAACAGCGTGCCGGGCAGCGTGCCCGACATGCTGGCCAAGCTGGCCGAAGGCATCCCGGTCGACGGCATGGAGGCGCTGCTGCCACTGCTGCGACCGACCGAGCTGGTGACATTGCCCGCGCTCCTGCCCGCGGGCACGCCGTTGCTGGTGTGCGATCCGGAGAAGGTCCGCACCCGTGCCGCAGACCTGATCAAGACCGGCCGGGAATTCCTCGAGGCGTCCTGGTCGACCGCGGCCGTCGGCGGCGACGTCCCCATCGACATCGAGGCTCTCGGCGCGTCCGGGTTCGTCGGTTTCGACGACGGCCGCGAGGCCGCCCGTGCCGGCGGGCACCCGTGGTGGACGCTGAGCCAGCTCACCGCCGAGTCCGGTGTCACCCTCGACATCCGGCCTGCGCCGTCGGCGCGGGGGCAGCAGCACAATCTCGACGAGATCTTCGCGATGCTGCGGGCCCACGTCGCCACCGGCGGCTACGGCATCGTCGTCACCCCGGGCACCGGAACCTGCATGCGCGTCGTCGAACAGCTCGGCGAAGCCGACACTCCGGCAACGATTCTCGAGCCCGGAGCCGCGCCGCGCGACGGTGTGGTGGGTGTCGTGAAGGGCCCGCTGCACGACGGCGTGGTGATCCCCGGCGCCAACCTCGTGGTGATCACCGAGACCGACCTGACCGGCAACCGGGCCGCCGCCACCGAGGGCAGGAAGCTCGCGGCCAAGCGCCGCAACGTCGTCGACCCGCTCGCACTGACCGCCGGCGACCTCGTCGTGCACGACCAGCACGGCATCGGCCGCTTCGTCGAGATGACCGAACGCGTGATCGGCGGCGCCCGCCGCGAATACCTGGTGCTCGAGTACGCGTCCGCCAAGCGCGGCGGCGGCACCGACAAGCTCTACGTGCCGATGGACTCGCTGGACCAGTTGTCGCGCTACGTCGGCGGCGAAGCGCCGACGCTGTCCCGGCTCGGCGGCAGCGACTGGGCCAACACGAAAACCAAAGCGCGGCGGGCCGTTCGCGAGATCGCCGCAGAACTCGTCGCGCTCTACGCCAAGCGGCAGGCCTCGGCCGGGCACGCGTTCGGACCCGACAGCCCCTGGCAGACCGAGATGGAGGACGCGTTCGGGTTCACCGAGACCGTCGACCAGCTGACCGCGATCACCGAGGTGAAGTCCGACATGGAGAAGCCGGTCCCGATGGACCGGGTGATATGCGGCGACGTCGGCTACGGCAAGACCGAGATCGCGGTGCGCGCGGCGTTCAAGGCGGTGCAGGACGGCAAGCAGGTGGCGGTGCTGGTGCCGACGACGCTGCTGGCCGACCAGCACCTGCAGACGTTCACCGCGCGAATGGCCGGGTTCCCGGTCACGGTGAAAGGCTTGTCGCGCTTCACGTCTCCGTCGGAATCCAGAGCCGTGCTGGACGGGATGAAGGACGGGTCGGTCGACATCGTGATCGGCACCCACCGGCTGCTGCAGACCGGGGTGACGTGGAAGGACCTCGGCCTGGTGATCGTCGACGAGGAGCAGCGCTTCGGCGTCGAGCACAAGGAGCACATCAAGTCGATGCGCACCCACGTCGACGTGCTGACCATGTCCGCCACCCCGATTCCGCGCACGCTGGAGATGAGCCTGGCCGGCATCCGGGAGATGTCGACGATCCTGACTCCGCCCGAGGAGCGGTACCCGGTGCTGACCTACGTCGGCCCGCACGACGACAAGCAGGTCGCTGCCGCGCTGCGTCGCGAGATGCTGCGCGACGGGCAGGCGTTCTACATCCACAACCGGGTGCGCACCATCGACCAGGCCGCGGCGCGGGTACGTCAGCTGGTGCCCGAGGCCCGCGTCGTGGTCGCGCACGGGCAGATGCCCGAGGAGCAGCTGGAGAAGACCGTCGAGGGCTTCTGGAACCGGGAGTTCGACATCCTGGTCTGCACGACGATCGTCGAGACGGGCCTGGACATCTCGAACGCCAACACGCTGATCGTCGAGCGCGCCGACACGTTCGGCCTGTCGCAGCTGCATCAGCTGCGTGGCCGGGTCGGACGCTCGCGCGAGCGGGGTTACGCGTATTTCCTGTATCCGCCGGAGGTTCCGCTGACCGAGACGGCGTACGACCGGCTCGCCACCATCGCCCAGAACAACGAGCTCGGCGCCGGCATGGCCGTCGCGATGAAGGACCTCGAGATCCGCGGCGCGGGAAACGTGTTGGGCGCCGAGCAGTCCGGGCACGTCGCCGGGGTGGGCTTCGACCTGTACGTGCGGCTGGTCGGCGAGGCGGTGGAAGCGTATCGTGCCGCTGCCGACGGGAAAACCGTTGCGGCGCCGGAGGAACCGAAGGACGTGCGGATCGACCTGCCGGTTGACGCGCATCTGCCGCCGGACTACATCGGCAGCGACCGGCTGCGGTTGGAGGCGTACCGCAGGCTGGCCGCCGCGCAGGAGGACGCGGCCGTCGACTCGGTGATCGAGGAGCTCGTCGACCGCTACGGCCCGTTGCCCGAACCCGCGCAGCGGTTGGTCGCGGTCGCGCGGCTGCGGCTGCTGGCCCGCGCCCACGGCGTCACCGAGATCGGTGCGGCGTCGGCGTCGACAGTGCGGATCTCGCCGCTGACGCTGCCGGATTCGGCGCAGCTGCGGCTCAAGCGCCTTTACGCCGGCGCCACCTACCGCGCCACCACGTCGACGGTCCAGGTGCCGATTCCGCGGTCGGGCGGCGGGGTGGGCGCGCCGCGGATCCGCGATCTCGAGCTCGTTGCGTTCGTCGCAGGACTGCTGTTGGCCATCGACGGGAAACCTCAGGAGGAAGTTGATATAACCAAGTTCGGAGGTGGCGCATGA